CGCCGGGGAGGCGGCCACCCGGCTCGGCTCCTTCGACTGGCGCGGCGCCGTCCGCTTCACCGCCACCCGCCAGGGCGACACGGCGGCGCGGGTGCAGGTGGCGGAGCGCCACCACGTGCGGCAGCTGGCCACCGGCGAGTTCGAGGTGGAGAGCGAGGTGGACGCCGGCGGCGGCCCGGGCGCGCTGGCCGGCAAGCAGGTGGTCTGGGCCGGCGGCATGACCTACGCCCGCACCCTGCACGCCCCCTTCCGCGAGCGCCCCACCGACCGCGGCCGCGACGCCCGCCGCTTCCGCGACGAGAGCTTCGGCCTGCTGGCCGACCTGGCGCGGCTCTACGGCCCGGCGCTGCTGCTCGACCCCGACGGCGCAGGCGAGGTGCTGGGCCGGCCGGCCCGCCGCTACCGCCTCTCGCTGGCCACCGACGGCGCGGCGGCGCCCGGCGGCCCCGAGGCGCGGGTCTTCGGCAGCGGCGGCCCGGACGCCGACACCCGGCGGCACCTGGCCTTCCTGGACGGCCGCGTCCCGCTGGCGGCGAGCGGCGAGGTGCTGGTGGACGAGGCCACCGGGGTGCCGCTGCGGGCCACGGTGCGCGGCGCCTTCGGGGTGAAGGAGGACGCCCGGGTGCGGGTGCAGGTGGAGCTCTCCATTGAGGTGAAGGCCCTGGGCGGCCGGGTGGGCGCGGTGATCCCGCCCCCGAAGGCCCTGCCCGACGCGCGCAAGCCGGCCGGCGTGGCCGCCGCGCTGGAGGCCGCCGGCCTGAAGGTGAAGGAGAAGCCGGCCGCCGCCGAGCCGGCCGACGAGCCCGACGCGCCCGACGCGCCCTAGCGGAACCGCCCCCACTCCACCTTGAGGCAGCGGTCCTGCACCACCTGGATGCCGGCCCGGGCCAGCACCTCGGCGGCCGCGTCGTTGCGGATGCCGAGCTGGAACCAGACGGCGCGCGGCTTCTTGGCGAGCAGGTCGTCGAGGTGGCCGGGGATGTCGGAGGGCTTGCGGAAGACGTCCACCAGGTCGAGGTCGCCCGGCACGTCGACCAGCCGCCGGTAGACCTTCCGCCCCAGGATCTCGGTGGCCTCCGGGTAGTAGACCGGCACCGGCACCACCTCGCCGCCGTGGTCGGCC
This genomic interval from Anaeromyxobacter sp. contains the following:
- a CDS encoding CoA-binding protein — its product is MDDWKRNLVEDDAGVAALVKGLTRIAVLGVKTEAQADQAAFYVARYVADHGGEVVPVPVYYPEATEILGRKVYRRLVDVPGDLDLVDVFRKPSDIPGHLDDLLAKKPRAVWFQLGIRNDAAAEVLARAGIQVVQDRCLKVEWGRFR